The DNA segment TTCCGATGGTCAGATTGCCGCCCACCGTCGTGGCTTGCGCTAAAGTAGCATTGGCTGCGCCGCTTAGGCTCAGGTTGCCATTGATGGTGGAAAGGCCTGTCAGCGTCTTGGGGCCGGATCCGCTCAGAGTGAGGTTCCGATAGGTGACCGCTTTGACCGTCTGGGCGCCGCCGGCGGTATAGTTCACGGTATTGCCGGCGGCGGCGTTAAGGGTGGTGACTTCGCAAGTACCCCCAAGATTTAAGGTAGCGTTTGCCCCTTGGGTTAGGCTGCCTACCCGGTCAGATTGCCAGAGACGGTCAGCGCGCCGTTATTGGTCAAGGTGCCGTTAACGACGGAGTTTCCGGCGATGTTAAGCGTGCCGTTGTTGGTCAAGGTGCCGCCATTAACGACGAGGTTTCCGCTGACGGTCAGAGTCTGGCTGGCCGAGATGACCAGTGTGCCGTTGTTGTTTACGGTCAAGTCGGTGATTTGATATGATCCGTCAACGGTTACCGTGTGGGTATCAAGTATGGTAACGTTATCTGCCGGGCTGGGAACGGCTGCTGTGTTCCATGTGGCCGCCACGCTCCAGTCGCCGGTAGCCTTGCTGTTGATGTCGGCCGCAAAAGCCGGATCGGCCAGAGAGACCAAAAGGCCCAAGGTCATGGCCGCCGTCAAAACCAGGCTTAACGCCTTCTGCTTAAATATCCTCTTTCTCATCACTTGCTTCCTCCTTTGCTTATAGTGGTCAGACGCCTCTGCCAGCCGCCGGAAAAACCGATTATTTAAAGATCTCTTAGGCCTTATGGTTGATTTTTAGCCAGTTTTAAATGCTTTTTTTCTTATCTCCTTTCCATGGTTCATGTTTTTCTTAATTGTAAATTAAAATAATCAATCACATCAAGCAAATAATAAATAAATATAAATACGACGGGAGCGGGCTAAAATCCTTTAAACCGCTAGGTCTCGCCGGTTAAATCCCACAATGGCCAGGGCCAAAAAGAGGAGGGAGCAGACCAAGTAGATAAGGATGCTCTTCAAGCTCAGGCCGTCCAAAAAAATGTCGGTTGCGTTGAAATAATAGAAGAGAGAGGCCGCCTCGTAAGGCTCGAGCTTATCGACCAGAGCGGCCAAGGTATCGGCCAAGTACATCATCACGGCTATGCTGCTCGTCAGGCCGAGGGTTAAACCCCGCTTGCCGGTAGCCGAGCCCAAGGCGAAAGCCAATGAAGAGAAGGAGAGACCGAGCAGAAAGAGACCCAAGCAGGCCTGGGCCAGCTTGAGGAGGTTGATATCGATCTTGAGCAGCAATAGGGGCAAGGACATGCCGAGGTAGAACGAGGCCGAGATGACGATGAGACCAACCACTCCGGCCAAATACTTCTCCACCGCTACCCTCGTGCGGCCTATGGGATGGGAGAGCAAGAGGTCGATGGTGCCCTTCTCCTCCTCGCCGGCGATGACGCCCGCCCCAAAACCGACTGAGAAGAAGAGTATCAGTATCGGGCCCATCATGGAAAAGAGCTCGGCGTTCAAGAAGCCCTCTATCGTTGAGATGCTCAAAGCATCGCTCAAGTTGAAGGCCGCCTTCAGTTCGTCGGGCCAGACCTCCATGTAGTTGGAGAGCTCCAATGAAGCCTTCTCGACCGTGGGAAAGAGGGCCACGATGAAGGCACCGGTCAGGGCGAGCCCTATGCTCCACCAGATGATGGACTTCTTTCTTTCCCAGAGGGTCTTTAAGAAAATATTATGA comes from the Actinomycetota bacterium genome and includes:
- a CDS encoding G8 domain-containing protein, producing the protein MRKRIFKQKALSLVLTAAMTLGLLVSLADPAFAADINSKATGDWSVAATWNTAAVPSPADNVTILDTHTVTVDGSYQITDLTVNNNGTLVISASQTLTVSGNLVVNGGTLTNNGTLNIAGNSVVNGTLTNNGALTVSGNLTG
- a CDS encoding ABC transporter permease subunit codes for the protein MFHNIFLKTLWERKKSIIWWSIGLALTGAFIVALFPTVEKASLELSNYMEVWPDELKAAFNLSDALSISTIEGFLNAELFSMMGPILILFFSVGFGAGVIAGEEEKGTIDLLLSHPIGRTRVAVEKYLAGVVGLIVISASFYLGMSLPLLLLKIDINLLKLAQACLGLFLLGLSFSSLAFALGSATGKRGLTLGLTSSIAVMMYLADTLAALVDKLEPYEAASLFYYFNATDIFLDGLSLKSILIYLVCSLLFLALAIVGFNRRDLAV